AGGCGATTCTTCTTTGTTAGAGACCGATCAATCatcaataagaaaaaatatttatcatttgCTTTGGAAGTTATTTTATCAGCATTTGTCTTTGTCGCACTTTATATTTATCTCCTGTTtatcttttgtcattttctttatttcttgtcCTAAATAGTCACAAGAACCCGTTAGAAAATTAAATCCGAAAGCTTTATACTTTTTCGCCGAAAAATCTTTCGCCTCGGACATTTCCGGCAACACGATGCTCTAATGAGCAACTGCAACCAAAAAAAGGAGGTCATTTATCAATATCGACTGTCGTACCTACCGAGGTTTTTGCCAAAAACATTATCCGGTTGGAACACTTTCGCCGTACATTTACTTTTGCACTTGGTATTTTGCCTCACCGACTTCCACTGAAAAGAGGCACACCGTATCTTCCATTTCGTCAAAAAGAAacgattcaaaaaatatttcctttttaacTAAGTTGGATTTCTATAATGCCGCGTTAATTACGTTGTTGTTTTCATCATTGGATCGCCATCGGCTATAAAAATGACAATTATGACTTAGATTGAAATATAATTCTTTCGTCACtttagaaaaaaggagaaaaaaaagacccattttttttcctcaatcaAACGGGAGAGATGGAATCGGACCAACAACCGGCACTTCCGTTTCCGGCGAATTTCCATCCCTTTTGAGGATGACCATGTCCGTTACAACCATTGACGATGGAATCAACGTTCCGTGATGAACTTTCAAACCGACCGGCGCGACTCCGCTCTTCGAGTACTCAATGCATCAAAGCTAAATGACATTTTGACTACTCTAGACATCAACATGTCATCTCTTGtctcaattctccaaagtttcAAACAGAAACAGAAGAATGGAGAGATTAACTTTCCTAAACAGAAGGGTCAATGCCTTCAGCACTCTGTAGTTGACTTTCTAATTCTTTCTGGGCAAGATCATGGCCGTTCGATGGCCATAAAGAGGCCCTTCTAATCTTCTACAAATCCTATGTAGGCCCACAAGCATATATAGCTTTTGATTGCGTTCTAGAAGCGTCAAGCGTTCGATGCGCGAGGAAATTACTCCCGTCATGGAAGAGCTTGTAAACAACGTAAATCGACCGAGTCACTTTATTGAACGGTAGACTAATGTAAGATATGTGCGTAAGCATTGGCCAAGATGAGAATTCCGAGTACACATTCCACGTAGGGACATAACAGCGACATGACTTGAGTCGTCGACGGAGAATATCGATATAACTCTAGTCGCTTCCGATATCATATAAAAGGCAGCGGTCATTCCCGTTTCACCTGAAGAAAAATAAGCCAAAAAGGCAGGGTGGGCGCCCCGTGCTGTGCTCACGCGCATGTTGCGTCGGGATACGACGGTAGTTTGAAGCATCGAGTTTTGAGGTGACTAAGGTCGCGAAAAATTCCATCGAAGCCCGATTTTCGCGCTGTTTGTGGAGAGAAATATCGGTTTTCGATGGAAGATGCGTGGAAGTAAAACCTTAAACACCAAGCTAAGGACATCGTCGCACGACACGGGACGTTCCATGAATGAGGATTTCCAAAATGGGGGTCGTGGAGCCAAGAAGACACTAGTAAACTCAACCAGCTAACCCGGCCCATTTCCATCCTGACGTCACGTCATCTTCGTACTTTTCTCAATCGGACATCACGCATAGGCCTCCACGACAGCCAtatattcccaaaaaaaaaaaaaaaagataaccaTGGCACATTATTTGTTGGCGTGAGCTGTCTATTAgattaaaaataggaaaagttatttttattttatactaCTTCTATATATATCCCATGTTTCTATGTATATCCCCCGATTTGTAGGTCAATTATGGTTGGTTTTCTTCTATGTATATAAGTGTGCTTATAGCCTTGtaaacaaattgaagaatggAGAAATCACAATTGATTCCTTCTAGAATTCTTCTTTTCTACATTAtttgcccccaaaaaaaaaaaattacaaaaatcgcGACATCATTCCTCATCGATCGCGAGAGCTTCAATTACCAATTTACCGACCAGTTCGGCATAATTGATTGGGCGTTGaatttaattaattgaaaaaattatcaattcaaCTCTAAAGTTTAGTATAGATATCGATTCggtctttaaatttttcaattttgggaaTGTAGGCATAAACTTTTACGTGAAATTTCAATAAAGCGTTTCCGATCGTTTATCGCCAAATATGGCTGATGTGACGAATTACGTAGGACGTCATTTCAAGTAAAGTTGACTATGCCAGTGTGTCACATGAGATGACCAAAGAAGACCGAATGACGGTAATTGCTCGAAAGGGACTGTAGCGGAATTTTTGCCAGGggcttaaaattgaattgaaatcAGTACAATAAGGTCAGGATTAATTGGGTAAGTACCCTCAAATTAATTCGACGGGAATGGGGTGTCTGGCAACGCAGATATGAAGGATTAATGTTAGGGAAATGATCCCATTTTCGTTGACCGACCCGTCGGCATTTAACGCGACGGAAAGGACAAGGGCCGACAAACAAGTTGTCGATGGGGGGCATTCAAGTTTCTTTGTCAACTTCTCAACTGTGTGGGCGGTCAAGTGGGCACATCGCGAATAACTCgaacattattattattattattatttcgtGAAATCCGAAATAATTTTAGACACGGTGGGACCCCTATTTTCTCGTCTTCTTGGCTATAAATACGGGGATCGGATCGCCTCTTGGTGCAATTTCAGACAGAAAGGGAAGCCAGCGATGTCGGGGATGGAGAACAGCACAGCTGGGAAGGTCATCACCTGCAAAGGTAACAAAGACATCCACTTCGGATTTGTCCAACTTTCGTGGCTAAGGTTTCCCTTGAcgatcttttttccttcttttttttttataccgatGAAGCCGCCGTGGCATGGGGGCCGGGAGAACCGCTGGTGATGGAGGAAATCCTGGTGGATCCGCCTCAGAAGATGGAGGTCCGGATTAAGGTCCTCTTCACTTCGATTTGCCACACGGATCTCAGCGCTTGGAAAGGCGAGGTAATCATATCAAGCCGAGCATTGTTTTCTGCCATATCAAAGCGCTGACGCTTCCTTTACTCCTCCTCTTGTAGAATGAATCCCAGAGAGCGTATCCACGGATCTTCGGCCACGAAGCGTCCGGGTAGCGAAATCGTCCCGACAGACCGTCCTCTGAAAACAACCTTCATATTGGACTGAATTTGACTGACCGTTTGAAATGAATTGGTTGGCACTGGCAGGATCGTGGAGAGCGTGGGGGAGGGAGTGAGGGACATGAAGGAAGGAGACCACGTGATCCCCATCTTCAACGGGGAGTGCGGCGAGTGCTTGTACTGCAAGCGCGAGGGGACCAACATGTGCAGAGACTACGGGGTGAACCCGATGAAGAAGGTGATGGTCAGCGACGGCGAGTCCAGGTTCCGGACCAAAGAGACGAGGCAGCCCATCTTCCACTTCCTCAACACCTCCACCTTCACCGAGTTCACGGTGGTCGAGTCCTCCTGCGTTGTCAAAGTCGACCCAACTTTCCCCCTCCAGAAGATGACCTTGCTCAGCTGTGGCGTCTCCaccggtctctctctctctctctcaagttctgAACTGTTGACGACGCTCATaattttggaagaaaatttcTGTCCAATTTTGGAACGAGTTTGCAAGTTTTTTGCCTTGAATTCATAAGGAAAGATAACATTTACTAGAAAATATAACATCGCGTCGTCGATTATGAAATGAAGGTGTCGGAGCCGCATGGAACACCGCCGACGTGAAGGCCGGGTCGAGCGTCGCCGTCTTCGGCTTGGGCGCCGTGGGTCTCGCGGTATGTACATGTTACATATGTGCTGTGGCTTCTTTGAACAGGTTTTCTTTAGGGCGAAGAGGGGGGGCTTTAGGATCACGAAGAGAAGTCAACATCTTGGCCAGAAGGAGAAGTTAAACTTAAATTCCGCGAGAAATTCCCATGGAAATGTCACTTTGACCCTCCCTTTGATCACGCCCAGGTTGCAGCCGGAGCACGTGCCAGAGGAGCATCGAAGATAATAGGCGTTGACATCAACCCCGCTAAATTCGCCAAAGGTGATTAATTAATTGTTAACCAGCGATTAATTAAGGACGTAAAGCATGACCTAATTGGCGTCTACGATAAGTATTCCTTTCCTTTGGCATGTGTGAAAAATGGAAAGTTGACCCACGCAGGCGGAGGTTTTCTATTGGATGAGTGATGTGATTAGCTATTGATAAAATAATGTAAAAAGAATTATTTCGAATTATTCTTATTTATGACGTCATAATGTGGTTCGTCATTCCGAAGCCCGAGCGCTGGGGATCACCGAGTGCGTCAACCCCGACGAGCTTGAGACGGCGGCGCATGAGGTATGAATatcatcccatcccatcccatctgCTTCACcccaagaaaaaaacaaaagtagatTAGATCCGACGGAGATGAGGGCATGAGTGATGTTGACTGTCGGAAATCGACGGTGGTGGTTGCGTCTCAGGAGATCACGAGGTTGACCGGAGGCGGCGTTGACTACAGCTTCGAGTGCGCCGGCAGCTTGACCGCCCTGCGCGAGGCCTTCCTCTCCACCCAATTGGTACGTATCaagataaattaaatttaaaaaaaaggaacaatttttttttttatttctaatataCGCGAAACAGGATGGTAAAGATCGAACAGAACATTATGTCGtacatgttcttatttttttacgATACTTTGACTCTGTTTATCATGCGAATAGGGTAACGATCTTTTTGTAATATATTCTATTTCGCCTCTAGCTCGGTATGGTAAATAATGTTGTCGACGCGGGCAATGCCTGATTTTGCTAGGGTTGGGGGCTGACCGTGTTGTTGGGAGTCCATCCGGGCCCGAACATGCTGCCGCTGCATCCGATGGAGCTGTTCGCCGGAAAACAGATCACCGGCTCGGTCTTCGGCGGCTTCAAAGGGAAGACCCAAATCCCTCGTTTCGCCGAAGAATGCATGCACGGGGTAAAACTCGCAACCCCGTCTAGTTTTCGCCTCTATTTTTGAATATACCAAAAAAGATATTGcgagatcaattttaaaaagattaaaataggAAAGACTGGATCTCAAAAGTTGGATGACGTGTCTGATTTGAAGGAGGGCggggaaaacaattttttttttgcaggcgGTGAACTTGGACGAGTTCATAACGCATGAACTCCCGTTCGAGAAGATCAACGAAGCGTTCCAGCTGCTCAAGGAAGGGAAGTCGTTGAGATGCCTCATGCACCTCTGATTTCATCCTCCTGTCCTCCCGCATTGTGCATCTACTTGAGAGAGTGGCATGTAATAATCTCTTGATTAAAGAGTGGTTTAAGGCGTGGCGAATTCGCGATTAGAAAGGCAATTATCGAAGGGGAATAGAGGGATCGCCCGGAAAGCGGACTTTGTAGCATGAACCGTCCCCATATTTATATCCTATCGAACCATAGCCATTTCGTGATTCGTCCACGTTACGACGCTCGACAACTAAATGGAAATAACGGTTGCCGTGCTATGCAACGGCCGATCACGTGCGAATTGCCCGAGAGGAGACGGTATCCTCGCGATATAGATCGGTCGGCATCCCATCCTTTTCTCCATAACCCCTTCCCCTGCATTTAATGATTCCGATGGCGACTAAAATCAGTGGTCGCACCAAAAACTTATCGTGGTCGCTGTCAATAGGAAAATTGCACCCACATGGGGGAGTCTAATGTCCGAACACTAATTAATTCTTGCATCATCGAAATATTATATCTCATCAGAAAACTATGCAAATCTCTAGCATTAATTGTGACATAAATAGCAATCGTTATCCGAATCTGCGCATAGATCTTTCCATTAACCGGTCGAGCCTCACCAGTGGCAGGCGAGCGCGAGCTTCACCAAAGGCTAGCGAGGTGGATCTAGCCAGCCCTTGTCTTTGGCCGGTTGCTGAGGTCCGGAGAccaattggaggaagaaggaaagggaagaaaaaagaaaaaaagaaagagaaagaaaagaaagacgaaTATATAAATC
This sequence is a window from Rhodamnia argentea isolate NSW1041297 chromosome 3, ASM2092103v1, whole genome shotgun sequence. Protein-coding genes within it:
- the LOC115748032 gene encoding alcohol dehydrogenase-like 4 — encoded protein: MSGMENSTAGKVITCKAAVAWGPGEPLVMEEILVDPPQKMEVRIKVLFTSICHTDLSAWKGENESQRAYPRIFGHEASGIVESVGEGVRDMKEGDHVIPIFNGECGECLYCKREGTNMCRDYGVNPMKKVMVSDGESRFRTKETRQPIFHFLNTSTFTEFTVVESSCVVKVDPTFPLQKMTLLSCGVSTGVGAAWNTADVKAGSSVAVFGLGAVGLAVAAGARARGASKIIGVDINPAKFAKARALGITECVNPDELETAAHEEITRLTGGGVDYSFECAGSLTALREAFLSTQLGWGLTVLLGVHPGPNMLPLHPMELFAGKQITGSVFGGFKGKTQIPRFAEECMHGAVNLDEFITHELPFEKINEAFQLLKEGKSLRCLMHL